In Leclercia sp. LSNIH1, the genomic stretch GAAGCAGCTGGCGATCACCTTGTGCTTCAGCAGCTCCGGTTGTGGATTGGCTTTCAGTTTTGCCGCGGTTGCCAGAACCAGCTCCAGCTCTTCACGGCTGAGGTCGTTGATGGAAATGATGTGTTTTTGATAAAGCGGATTCATTTTTATCTCCTGACGCCGGGCAAAAAAAAGCCCCTCAAATGAGGGGCTTCTGGAATAGGGATCGCAACGGGAAGAAAAACAGCAGGCCAGCGTCTGCTTTAAGACGCGCTGGGGCACTCTGTCGAACATGTTTGAGCATGCTTCCTCCTGGCAAATTGTGGGGCATTATACGCAGCCTGACCCGCGGATCAAGCGAATAATGCACACTTTACGCAGCGAAAACGGTTGGGCGTGCATGGTTATGCGCAAGTGCAAATCCCGGGCAAAAAGTGGTGGTATGGCAGCTAAAATTCTCGTATAAAAGTTTAAAATGAAACGTTGTTTTATATTGAGGATTACATCATGATCGTTGGCAACATCCACAACCTCCAGACCTGGCTGCCGCAAGAGCTGCGCCAGGCAATCGAACACGTTAAAACCCATGTGTCCGATGCTACCCCGACCGGTAAACATGATATCGACGGCAATAACCTGTTTTACCTGGTTTCCGAAGATATGACCCAGCCCTTCGCCGAGCGTCGCGCCGAGTACCACGCCCGTTATCTGGATATCCAGATCGTGCTGAAAGGCCAGGAAGGGATGACCTTCAGCACCCTGCCAAACGGCACGCCTGAGACCGACTGGCTGGCGGATAAAGATATCGCTTTCCTGCCGGAAGGCGAGCAGGAGAAAACCGTGGTGCTGAGCGAAGGCGATTTCGTGGTCTTCTATCCCGGCGAAGTCCACAAGCCGCTGTGCGCGGTGGGCAACCCGGCGCAGGTGCGCAAAGTGGTTGTGAAGATGCTGGTGGCCTGACGCCTTTCCCCTCTCCCGTCGGGAGAGGGAGTTTCATCCTTTCATTCCGTTCTGTGATCAAGCTTAAAAAACCGACACACCCTCGTGTTACCTGATTGTCCTTCGCTTTCTTCGCGTTCTAGTATAAAAGTTAAATAAACGAACGCTGTTCTATAATGTAGAACAAAATGAGTCAGCAAGGAGTTATCATGCAGCAGACCGTGCAGTTCTCAGGCATTATTCCCCCTGTCTCCACTATCTTCACCGCCGACGGCAGGCTGGATGAGCAGGGCAGCGCCGCGCTTATCGACCACATGATCGATGCCGGGGTCGATGGCCTGTTCTTTTTAGGCAGCGGCGGGGAGTTTTCCCAGCTCAACACCGCAGAGCGCAAAGCGATCGCCGAATTCGCCATCGCCCACGTGAACGGTCGTGTGCCGGTGCTGATCGGTACCGGGGGCACCAACGCCCGGGAAACCATCGAGCTGAGCCAGCATGCCCAGCAGGCCGGTGCCGACGGCATCGTGGTGATCAATCCCTATTACTGGAAAGTGTCGGAAGCGAACCTGATCCGCTACTTTGAGCAGGTGGCCGACAGCGTTACGCTGCCGGTGATCCTCTATAACTTCCCGGCCCTGACCGGGCAGGATCTGACCCCGCAGTTGGTTAAAACCCTGGTGGACTCCCGGGCCAATATCGTGGGCATTAAAGACACCATCGACTCGGTGGCCCATCTGCGCAGCATGGTCCTCACCGTCAAAGCGGCGCACCCGCAGTTCGTGGTGCTGTGCGGTTACGACGATCACCTCTTCAACACCCTGCTGCTGGGGGGCGACGGGGCGATTTCCGCCAGCGGTAACTTTGCCCCGCAGGTGTCAGTCAACCTGTTGCAGGCCTTCCGCGACGGGGAGCTGGCCCGGGCAGCGCAGTATCATCAGACTCTGCTGCAAATTCCGCAGATGTATCAGCTGGATACGCCGTTTGTGAACGTGATCAAAGAGGCGATCTCCCTGTGCGTGCGCCCGGTCTCCACCCACGTGCTGCCGCCTGCCGGGCCGCTGGATGAGGCGCGCAAGGCGCAGCTGAAAACGCTGCTGCAACAGCTCAAGCTCTGCTGAACCGGAAGGTCACGATGTCGATAGAAACCATTTTTACCCCGCAGGATGACGCCTTCTATTCGGTGATCACCCACGCGGCGGGGCCGCAGGGGGCGCTGCCCCTGACCCCGCAGCTGCTGATGGAATCCCCCAGCGGCAATCTGTTTGGCATGACGCAGAACGCCGGGATGGGCTGGGATGCCAATAAACTCACCGGCAAAGAGGTGCTGATTATCGGCACCCAGGGCGGGATCCGCGCGGGCGATGGCCGCCCGGTGGCGCTGGGTTACCACACCGGTCACTGGGAGATTGGCCTGCAGATGCAGGCGGCGGCAAAAGAGATCACCCGCAACGGCGGAATACCCTTTGCCGCCTTTGTCAGCGACCCGTGTGATGGCCGCTCCCAGGGCACCCACGGTATGTTTGACTCCCTGCCGTACCGCAACGATGCGGCGATCGTCTTTCGTCGTCTGATCCGCTCCCTGCCCACGCGCCGGGCGGTGATTGGCGTCGCCACCTGCGACAAAGGGCTGCCTGCCACCATGATCGCCCTGGCCGCGATGCATACCCTGCCGACCATTCTGGTGCCGGGCGGGGCCACGCTGCCGCCAACCTTCGGCGAAGATGCCGGCAAGGTGCAGACCATCGGGGCGCGTTACGCCAACCATGAACTCTCGTTGCAGGAGGCTGCCGAGCTGGGCTGCCGCGCCTGCGCCACACCGGGCGGCGGCTGTCAGTTTCTCGGCACGGCGGGCACCTCCCAGGTGGTGGCCGAAGCCTTAGGCCTGGCGCTGCCTCATTCGGCGCTGGCCCCGTCAGGGCAGGACGTGTGGCTGGAGATCTCCCGCCAGTCCGCGCGGGCGGTGATCGCGCTGGATAATCGCGGCATCACCACCCGCGATATCCTCACCGATAAAGCGATTGAAAACGCGATGGTGATCCACGCCGCGTTCGGCGGCTCCACCAATCTGCTGCTGCACATCCCCGCCATTGCCCACGCGGCGGGCTGCACTATTCCGGACGTGGAGCACTGGACGCGCATCAACCGCAAGGTGCCGCGGCTGGTGAGCGTATTGCCGAATGGGCCGGATTACCACCCGACGGTGCGGGCGTTCCTCGCGGGCGGCGTGCCGGAGGTGATGCTCCATCTGCGCGATCTCGGTCTGCTGCATCTGGATGCCATGACCGTCACCGGCCAGACCGTCGGGGAAAACCTCGACTGGTGGCAGAGCTCTGAGCGGCGGGAACGCTTCCGCCAGTGCCTGCGCGAGCAGGACGGCGTCGATCCTGACGACGTGATCCTGCCGCCGGCGCGCGCGAAAGCCCGTGGACTGACCTCCACGGTGGCCTTCCCGGTGGGCAACATCGCGCCGGAGGGATCGGTGATCAAAGCCACGGCCATCGACCCGTCGGTGGTGGGTGAGGATGGCGTTTACCGTCATACCGGCCGGGCGCGGGTGTTCGTCTCGGAAGCCCGGGCGATCAAGGCGATCAAAAACGGCGAGATCGCCCAGGGCGACATCATGGTGGTGATCGGCGGCGGGCCGTCCGGCACCGGCATGGAGGAGACCTACCAGCTCACCTCGGCGCTGAAGCATGTTTCCTGGGGTAAAACGGTCTCGCTGATCACCGATGCCCGCTTCTCGGGTGTCTCCACCGGGGCCTGTTTTGGGCATGTGGCGCCCGAAGCGCTGGCCGGTGGGCCGATTGGCAAACTGCGCGATAACGACATCATTGAGATTATGGTGGACCGCCTTACCCTGACCGGCAGCGTGAACTTTATCGGCACGCCACTGGCGCCGCTCACCCCGGAAGAGGGGGCCATTGAACTGGCACGTCGCCAGCCGCATCCGGACCTGCATGCCCATGAATTTTTACCCGACGATACGCGCCTGTGGGCGGCATTACAGTCGGTGAGCGGCGGCACCTGGAAAGGGTGTATTTACGATACGGATAAAATTATCGAGGTTATTAACGCCGGTAAAAAAGCGCTCGGTCTTTAATTATATTTATCGCTCTTGTCGTCTACGGAAAATATTCCGTGGACGGCTTTTTCATGCCTGCTATTTATTTATTTTTACGCTTTTAAAACAGCCATTTGATATATATCGAGCAGTGTCACAAAAGCAAAATAACGTAATTCAGAAATAAGATATGGCCATTGCTGATAAATTAATCAGCTTATTACACTCTATTAACACGTTGTTGTGAATTCAGCACACTAAATAAGGGTGTATTTCTGATGATGCCATTAACCATGAAAGATAAAATTGGCTACGGGCTGGGTGACACCGCCTGCGGCTTTGTCTGGCAGGCGACCATGTTCCTGCTCGCCTATTTCTACACCGATGTGTTTGGTTTATCCGCCGGGATTATGGGCACGCTGTTTCTCGTCTCCCGCGTGCTGGACGCGGTGACCGACCCGCTGATGGGGCTGCTGGTGGACCGCACCCGCACCCGTTACGGCCAGTTCCGCCCGTTCCTGCTGTGGGGCGCGATCCCGTTTGGCCTCGTCTGCATGCTCACCTTCTACACCCCGGATTTCTCGGCCAACGGCAAAGTGATTTACGCCTGCGTCACCTACATCCTGTTGACCCTGGTCTACACCTTCGTCAACGTGCCCTATTGCGCCATGCCGGGGGTGATCACCGCCGATCCGAAGGAGCGCCATGCCATGCAGTCCTGGCGTTTCTTCCTCGCCGCGGCGGGATCGCTGGCGATCAGCGGCATTGCCCTGCCGCTGGTGGGGATCATCGGGAAAGGCAACGAGCAGCTGGGGTACTTCGGCGCGATGTGCGTGCTGGGGCTTTGCGGCGTGGTGCTGCTGTTGGTCTGCTTCTTCACCACCAAAGAGCGCTACACCTTTGAGGTGCAGCCGGGATCGTCGGTGGCGAAAGATCTGAAGCTGCTGCTGGGCAATAGCCAGTGGCGGATCATGTGCGCCTTCAAAATGATGGCCACCTGTTCCAACGTGGTGCGCGGCGGGGCGACGCTCTACTTTGTGAAATATGTGATGGATCATCCGGAGCTGGCGACCCAGTTCCTGCTCTACGGCAGCATCGCCACCATGTTTGGCTCGCTCTGTTCTTCCCGTCTGCTGGGCCGTTTCGACCGGGTGAAGGCCTTCAAGTGGATCATCGTCGCTTACTCCCTCATCAGCCTGCTGATCTTCTTCACCCCGGCCGAGCATATCGCCCTGATCTTTGCCCTCAACATCGTGTTCCTGTTTGTCTTTAACACCACCACGCCGCTGCAGTGGCTGATGGCCTCCGACGTGGTGGATTACGAGGAGAGCCGCAGCGGCCGTCGTCTGGACGGGCTGGTGTTCTCCACCTACCTGTTCAGCCTGAAGATCGGCCTGGCGATTGGCGGCGCGGTGGTGGGCTGGATCCTGGCATACGTGAACTACTCCGCCAGCAGCAGCGTGCAGCCGGTAGAGGTGCTCACCACCATCAAAATTCTGTTCTGCGTGGTGCCGGTGGCGCTCTACGTGGGCATGTTCATCATGCTGTCGTTTTACAAACTCACCGATGCGCGAGTGGAGGCCATCAGCCAGCAGTTACTCAAGCATCGCGCGGCGCAGGGCGAAGCCATTCCCGCCGCGGCAACGGCAGCATCTCATTAAGGAGGAGGCTCTATGTACACCATTACCAACCCGATTCTGACCGGCTTTAACCCCGACCCGTCGATGTGTCGCCAGGGCGAGGATTACTACATTGCCACCTCCACCTTCGAGTGGTTCCCGGGCGTGCGCATCTACCACTCCCGGGATCTGAAGAACTGGCGGCTGGTAAGCACCCCGCTGGATCGCGTGTCGATGCTGGACATGAAGGGCAACCCGGACTCCGGCGGCATCTGGGCGCCGTGCCTGAGCTACGCCGACGGGCAGTTCTGGCTGCTCTATACCGATGTGAAGATTGTCGACTCCCCGTGGAAAAACGGGCGCAACTTCCTGGTCACCGCCCCCTCCATCGAGGGGCCATGGAGCGAGCCGATTCCGATGGGTAATGGCGGGTTCGATCCGTCGCTATTCCACGATGACGATGGCCGAAAATACTACATCTACCGCCCGTGGGGGCCGCGCCACCACAGCAACCCGCATAACACCATCGTGATGCAGGAGTACGATCCGCACACCTGCACGCTGTCGCCGGAACGCAAAACCCTCTTCACCGGCACGCCGCTCTGCTACACCGAAGGGGCGCATATCTACCGTAAGGAGGGCTGGCACTATCTGGTGGTCGCTGAAGGTGGCACAAGCTACGAGCACGCCGTCGTGGTGCTGCGTGCAAAAACCATCGACGGGCCCTACGAGCTGCACCCGGAGGTGACGATGATGACCAGCTGGCACCTGCCGGAGAACCCGCTGCAAAAAAGCGGCCACGGCTCACTGCTGCAGACCCACACCGGGGAGTGGTACATGGCCTTTCTCACCAGCCGCCCGCAGCGCCTGCCGGGCATTCCGCTGCTGGGCTCCGGCGGGCGGGGATACTGCTCCCTGGGGCGTGAGACGGGGATCGCGCGCATTGAATGGCGCGACGGCTGGCCGTACGTGGAAGGCGGCAAACATGCCCAACTGACGGTGCCTGGCCCGCAGATGACCGAGAGCCCCGCCGTGGCGCAGGCCGACTGGCGTGACGACTTCGACGGCGAGCGCCTCGACCCGGAGCTGCAGACCCTGCGCATTCCGTTCGACGACTCCCTCGGCTCCCTGCGGGCGCGTAAAGGCTTCCTGCGGCTGTATGGCAACGACTCACTTAACTCAACCTTCACCCAGTCCACGGTGGCGCGCCGCTGGCAGCACTTCACCTTCCGCGCGGAAACGCGGATGGAGTTTGCCCCGCGTCACTTCCAGCAGAGCGCGGGCTTGACCTGCTACTACAACAGCAAAAACTGGAGCTACTGTTTTGTGGACTACGAGGAGGGGCAGGGCAGAACCCTGAAGGTGATCCAGCTCGACCACAATGTGCCGTCATGGCCGCTGCACGAGCAGCCCATCCCGGTGCCGGATGAGGCGCAGAGCATATGGTTGCGGGTGGATGTCGATCGTCTGGTCTACCGCTACAGCTATTCGTTTGACGGGGAGCAGTGGCACACCGTGCCGGTGACGTACGAGGCGTGGAAGCTGTCGGATGACTATATCGGCGGGCGCGGCTTCTTTACCGGCGCGTTTGTGGGGCTGCACTGCGAGGACATCAGCGGTGACGGCTGCCACGCCGACTTCGACTACTTCACTTACGAGCCGGTATAACGGCTCAGGCCGGGTAGCCCAGCGCGCGTGAGAGCTGGCGCCCGGCCTCCTGCAACTGCTCGCGGAAGCGGGCCAGCTCCTCGTCGTCCACCCGGGAGGTTAAGGTGGAGAGGCTCAGGGCGGCAATGACCCGGGACTCGTGGTTACGCACCGGGACCGACACGCAGCGCACCCCCTGTTCGTTCTCTTCGCTGTCCAGGGCATAACCCTGCTCGCGGGTCTGCGCCAGCGCGGCCAGCAGCGCCTCGCGGGAGGCCAGGGTCGCCGGGGTAAAGGTGGTGTAGTGATAGCCTTCCAGCAGGGTATTCAGCTCGGTCTCGCTCAGCCAGGCGATCAGCACTTTGCCGATGGCGGTGGCATGCACCGGCAGGCGACGGCCAATGCGCGAGTAGGCGATGGCCGCCAGTTTGCCTTCGATCTTCTCGATATAGACCCCTTCGCGCCCGTCCAGAATGCCCAGATGGGTGGTCTGCCCGGTACGCTCCGACAGCGCCGTGAGGAAGTGCTTCGCTTTCTGGCGGATATCCATGGTGCTCACCACGAAGTGACCGCGCTCAACCAGCTTCATGCCGGGACGATACTTACCGTTCTCCGGGTTCTGATCGATATAGCCGTGCAGTTGCAGGGTTTTGAGAAGCGAGTGGAGCGTGCTCTTGCTCAGGCCCATCTGTTTACTGATGTCGGTGATTTTAAGTTCCGTCGCCTGTTCGTTAAACAGATCGAGGATCTGTAAGGCACGTTCAACAGATTGAATAATAGGCATAAGATCGGCATATCCGCGCTGGAATTAAGGCAAAAAAGTACCCTGTTTACGCTGAAAAATCAATCGACCGGGGAGGCGGGAGCGCTATTCCTCTCACTATTCGTGGCGGTTAAATTTGACTTAAGGGAATATTGAGGCTTATTGACTATCTTTGAAAGAATAGGCTGTACCTATTATCGCATTTTAATTGTTCTTTTACACTTATTGATCGTATGGCTTTCCGCTTTTCGCATAGTTCGTTAAAGGTATTTTGATGACCGCATCTAAAACATGGATCACTTTGGGTACGATTGCCAGTCCGGCCACAGGAACATTATTTTCGAAAATTCTTACGCAGCATAATCATAAATATATTCTCTGGTATAACGGAGAGCGGCTTTTTAAACCTGGCGATCAAATAAAAGTATTATATAACCGTCTATTCGTGAATGACGAGCTATGCGATATTCATATTCTGCAAATTGATAAATACAGCCACACCCTGTGGCGCGTGATGCACAATATGTCCAGATGCCCCGGCCATCGCGACCCGGAGAGTAAACAATGCGATGCCCCGGTAAAATGTATTTTTAAAAAGTGCCCTTACGGTAAGGTGCGGGTAACAGCAAATTAATTTCCTGAACAGATAATTTGAAAAGCAGGAGGGCCAAAACCCTCCCGTTATTTAAACGCAACCGTTATTCACCCAGGGTCGCAACCATCACCGCTTTAATGGTATGCATTCGGTTCTCTGCCTGGTCAAATACAATACTTGCCGCCGATTCAAATACCTCGTCCGTCACTTCCATTCCGCCATGCAGATCGAATTCCTTCGCCATCTGCTGACCCAGCGTAGTCTGGTCGTCGTGGAACGCCGGCAGACAGTGCAGGAACTTGACATCCGGGTTACCCGTCAGCGCCATCATCTGGCTGTTCACCTGATAGCCACGCAGCAGGGCGATACGCTCGGCCCACTTCTCTTTGGCTTCGCCCATCGACACCCACACGTCGGTGTAGATAAAGTCCGCGCCCTTCACGCCCGCCGCGACATCTTCGGTGAGGGTGATTTTGCCGCCGTTCTTTTCTGCCAGCGCGCTGCACTCCGCCACCAGGCGCTCTTCCGGCCAGCAGGCTTTGGGTGCCACCAGGCGCAGATCCAGCCCGGTCAGCGCGGCTGCTTCCAGCATCGAGTTACCCATGTTGTTACGCGCATCGCCGGTATAGACCAGCACCATCTCGTTGAACGCCTTGCCCGGCAGATGTTCCTGCATGGTGAGCAGGTCCGCCAGCAGCTGGGTGGGATGGAACTCGTTGGTCAGCCCGTTCCACACCGGCACCCCGGCAAATTCCGCCAGGGTTTCAACAACCTCCTGGCCGTGGCCGCGATACTGAATGCCGTCGTACATCCGGCCCAGCACCCGCGCGGTATCTTTAATTGACTCTTTATGCCCAATCTGGCTGCCGCTCGGCCCGAGATAAGTGACGCGTGCGCCCTGGTCAAATGCGGCAACTTCGAAAGAGCATCGGGTACGGGTTGAGTCTTTTTCGAAGATGAGCGCGATGTTTTTGCCAGTAAGCTTCTGTACTTCAGTCCCTTTTTTCTTATCGGACTTCAGCTGTGCTGACAGGGCAAGCAGAGAGGTGAGCTGTGCAGGGGTAAAATCGAGCAATTTCAGGAAATGTTTTTTATACAGTTCAGACATTTTATCCTCACATGGCAAAGGCCACTTATTGAATTAAAATTCACTTTATCTGTATCAATATTCACTTGCAACCCCGTTGCACAAATCTTTCTTACAAAGGTGGAGGCAAACACATCCGTGTGTGAAAATAGAAGTATCTGCCGCACTTTAAAGAGGAACGAGCCATGGCAAACCCAGAACTGCTGGAAGAACAGCGCGAAGAGACGCGACTGATTATTGAAGAACTGCTGGAAGATGGCAGCGATCCGGATGCGCTCTACACCATCGAGCACCATTTCTCTGCGGATGATTTCGAAGCGCTGGAGAAACTGGCGGTGGAAGCGTTCCGTCTGGGTTATGAAGTGACCGAGCCGGAAGAGCTGGAAGTGGAAGAGGGCGACACCGTCATCTGCTGCGATATCCTGAGCGAAGGCGCGCTGAAGGCAGAGCTGATCGACGCCCAGGTTGAACAGCTGATGAACCTGGCCGAGAAGTTTGAAGTGGAATACGACGGCTGGGGCACCTACTTCGAAGATCCGAACGGCGAAGAGGGTGACGAAGACGACGAAGATTTCATTGATGAAGATGACGACGGCGTGCGTCACTGATTGATTCAGCGGTGGCCTTTGCCACCGCTTTTCCAGGTACAAAAATGGATTACCCGCATATACTCGCCCCTGTTCTCAACTTCCTCCAGTGCCCGACCCCGCAAGCATGGATTGATCAAGCCCGCGACCCGGCGAACCTGCCGCTGCTGCTCACCGACCATATGGTGTGCGAGCTCAAAGCCGCCCAGACTGCGCTGTTATTAGTGCGTAAATACGTCGCCGACGAGAGCGGGGCCGACGCGCTGCTCGAGTGGCTCAAGCCCTATGAAGCC encodes the following:
- a CDS encoding IclR family transcriptional regulator → MPIIQSVERALQILDLFNEQATELKITDISKQMGLSKSTLHSLLKTLQLHGYIDQNPENGKYRPGMKLVERGHFVVSTMDIRQKAKHFLTALSERTGQTTHLGILDGREGVYIEKIEGKLAAIAYSRIGRRLPVHATAIGKVLIAWLSETELNTLLEGYHYTTFTPATLASREALLAALAQTREQGYALDSEENEQGVRCVSVPVRNHESRVIAALSLSTLTSRVDDEELARFREQLQEAGRQLSRALGYPA
- the rraB gene encoding ribonuclease E inhibitor RraB translates to MANPELLEEQREETRLIIEELLEDGSDPDALYTIEHHFSADDFEALEKLAVEAFRLGYEVTEPEELEVEEGDTVICCDILSEGALKAELIDAQVEQLMNLAEKFEVEYDGWGTYFEDPNGEEGDEDDEDFIDEDDDGVRH
- a CDS encoding pyrBI operon leader peptide, which translates into the protein MPHNLPGGSMLKHVRQSAPARLKADAGLLFFFPLRSLFQKPLI
- a CDS encoding glycoside hydrolase family 43 protein encodes the protein MYTITNPILTGFNPDPSMCRQGEDYYIATSTFEWFPGVRIYHSRDLKNWRLVSTPLDRVSMLDMKGNPDSGGIWAPCLSYADGQFWLLYTDVKIVDSPWKNGRNFLVTAPSIEGPWSEPIPMGNGGFDPSLFHDDDGRKYYIYRPWGPRHHSNPHNTIVMQEYDPHTCTLSPERKTLFTGTPLCYTEGAHIYRKEGWHYLVVAEGGTSYEHAVVVLRAKTIDGPYELHPEVTMMTSWHLPENPLQKSGHGSLLQTHTGEWYMAFLTSRPQRLPGIPLLGSGGRGYCSLGRETGIARIEWRDGWPYVEGGKHAQLTVPGPQMTESPAVAQADWRDDFDGERLDPELQTLRIPFDDSLGSLRARKGFLRLYGNDSLNSTFTQSTVARRWQHFTFRAETRMEFAPRHFQQSAGLTCYYNSKNWSYCFVDYEEGQGRTLKVIQLDHNVPSWPLHEQPIPVPDEAQSIWLRVDVDRLVYRYSYSFDGEQWHTVPVTYEAWKLSDDYIGGRGFFTGAFVGLHCEDISGDGCHADFDYFTYEPV
- a CDS encoding dihydrodipicolinate synthase family protein, whose product is MQQTVQFSGIIPPVSTIFTADGRLDEQGSAALIDHMIDAGVDGLFFLGSGGEFSQLNTAERKAIAEFAIAHVNGRVPVLIGTGGTNARETIELSQHAQQAGADGIVVINPYYWKVSEANLIRYFEQVADSVTLPVILYNFPALTGQDLTPQLVKTLVDSRANIVGIKDTIDSVAHLRSMVLTVKAAHPQFVVLCGYDDHLFNTLLLGGDGAISASGNFAPQVSVNLLQAFRDGELARAAQYHQTLLQIPQMYQLDTPFVNVIKEAISLCVRPVSTHVLPPAGPLDEARKAQLKTLLQQLKLC
- a CDS encoding glycoside-pentoside-hexuronide (GPH):cation symporter; amino-acid sequence: MMPLTMKDKIGYGLGDTACGFVWQATMFLLAYFYTDVFGLSAGIMGTLFLVSRVLDAVTDPLMGLLVDRTRTRYGQFRPFLLWGAIPFGLVCMLTFYTPDFSANGKVIYACVTYILLTLVYTFVNVPYCAMPGVITADPKERHAMQSWRFFLAAAGSLAISGIALPLVGIIGKGNEQLGYFGAMCVLGLCGVVLLLVCFFTTKERYTFEVQPGSSVAKDLKLLLGNSQWRIMCAFKMMATCSNVVRGGATLYFVKYVMDHPELATQFLLYGSIATMFGSLCSSRLLGRFDRVKAFKWIIVAYSLISLLIFFTPAEHIALIFALNIVFLFVFNTTTPLQWLMASDVVDYEESRSGRRLDGLVFSTYLFSLKIGLAIGGAVVGWILAYVNYSASSSVQPVEVLTTIKILFCVVPVALYVGMFIMLSFYKLTDARVEAISQQLLKHRAAQGEAIPAAATAASH
- the argF gene encoding ornithine carbamoyltransferase, with product MSELYKKHFLKLLDFTPAQLTSLLALSAQLKSDKKKGTEVQKLTGKNIALIFEKDSTRTRCSFEVAAFDQGARVTYLGPSGSQIGHKESIKDTARVLGRMYDGIQYRGHGQEVVETLAEFAGVPVWNGLTNEFHPTQLLADLLTMQEHLPGKAFNEMVLVYTGDARNNMGNSMLEAAALTGLDLRLVAPKACWPEERLVAECSALAEKNGGKITLTEDVAAGVKGADFIYTDVWVSMGEAKEKWAERIALLRGYQVNSQMMALTGNPDVKFLHCLPAFHDDQTTLGQQMAKEFDLHGGMEVTDEVFESAASIVFDQAENRMHTIKAVMVATLGE
- the argL gene encoding putative translational regulatory protein ArgL, with the protein product MVLDGVERIRIAAIFQQFFNNQSRLFALFFQQFWVCHGSFLFKVRQILLFSHTDVFASTFVRKICATGLQVNIDTDKVNFNSISGLCHVRIKCLNCIKNIS
- a CDS encoding YhcH/YjgK/YiaL family protein, encoding MIVGNIHNLQTWLPQELRQAIEHVKTHVSDATPTGKHDIDGNNLFYLVSEDMTQPFAERRAEYHARYLDIQIVLKGQEGMTFSTLPNGTPETDWLADKDIAFLPEGEQEKTVVLSEGDFVVFYPGEVHKPLCAVGNPAQVRKVVVKMLVA
- a CDS encoding YjhG/YagF family D-xylonate dehydratase — encoded protein: MSIETIFTPQDDAFYSVITHAAGPQGALPLTPQLLMESPSGNLFGMTQNAGMGWDANKLTGKEVLIIGTQGGIRAGDGRPVALGYHTGHWEIGLQMQAAAKEITRNGGIPFAAFVSDPCDGRSQGTHGMFDSLPYRNDAAIVFRRLIRSLPTRRAVIGVATCDKGLPATMIALAAMHTLPTILVPGGATLPPTFGEDAGKVQTIGARYANHELSLQEAAELGCRACATPGGGCQFLGTAGTSQVVAEALGLALPHSALAPSGQDVWLEISRQSARAVIALDNRGITTRDILTDKAIENAMVIHAAFGGSTNLLLHIPAIAHAAGCTIPDVEHWTRINRKVPRLVSVLPNGPDYHPTVRAFLAGGVPEVMLHLRDLGLLHLDAMTVTGQTVGENLDWWQSSERRERFRQCLREQDGVDPDDVILPPARAKARGLTSTVAFPVGNIAPEGSVIKATAIDPSVVGEDGVYRHTGRARVFVSEARAIKAIKNGEIAQGDIMVVIGGGPSGTGMEETYQLTSALKHVSWGKTVSLITDARFSGVSTGACFGHVAPEALAGGPIGKLRDNDIIEIMVDRLTLTGSVNFIGTPLAPLTPEEGAIELARRQPHPDLHAHEFLPDDTRLWAALQSVSGGTWKGCIYDTDKIIEVINAGKKALGL